In Mercenaria mercenaria strain notata chromosome 14, MADL_Memer_1, whole genome shotgun sequence, the following are encoded in one genomic region:
- the LOC123527682 gene encoding hydrogenase maturation factor HoxX-like yields MSWLLKTLLKPGRLKIHAGGNMRVFIRNVTKESHNRSVAALELPRPGQQQVLIKENVRVLLMSNAVNTLTRRVEETLRRYKVICNTDSVKDSQSMMDDVKMFRPDIVICPFLKSKIPESLYKNYTCLIMHPGIAGDHGASSLDWAILENEREWGVTVLQANDEMDGGDIWSTDTFEVPQGSIKTSLYNGSVSDAAVNCIVDALSRYCQGFYPIPQSSNPHIKGITRRNMKKADRRIDWTVSAEEISARVRMSDTVPGAIAKFEQLGLQNEYRLFDAHVETGCHSEYIRDLMIKSEPGQMIGQRYNSVLVKAGDNNAVWIGQMKKETKDLALKVPSMDLLKTYAKLKLPTLDQEPSCYDDIRVISTGPICYVHFDFYNGAMDTRQAARLEKTLQNLDEVPEIKVVVLMGGDRFFSTGIHLCVIENSGFKQTEARANICGINNVIRSVVKMKNKATVAVLQGNAGAGGAMFAIACDVVVSHPGVLLTPSYKAMNLHGSEYWTYFLPQRVGEETARRLVKDTTPISATTAQSIGLLDHVLYTGKESFKQEVQEFIKQFHMDGKFDDIIRKKQVQRDTYWFRLIEKHRSYELERMKEDFRSTKFLTSMRKFVYKLQ; encoded by the exons ATGAGTTGGCTTTTAAAAACG TTACTGAAACCAGGTCGATTGAAGATACATGCTGGAGGAAATATGCGGGTGTTTATTCGTAATGTCACCAAGGAAAGTCATAACAGAAGTGTAGCGGCGTTAGAG CTACCGAGGCCAGGTCAACAACAAGTGCTAATAAAGGAAAATGTGCGGGTGTTATTGATGAGTAACGCAGTCAACACCCTTACAAGACGTGTTGAGGAGACACTTAGGAGATACAAG GTTATCTGCAATACCGACAGTGTGAAAGACAGTCAATCAATGATGGATGACGTAAAGATGTTTCGGCCAGATATAGTTATTTGTccatttttgaaatcgaaaaTACCAGAATCTCTGTATAAAAACTACACATGCTTGATAATGCACCCGGGTATCGCAGGTGACCATGGAGCAAGTTCTCTAGACTGGGCGATCCTTGAAAATGAAAGGGAATGGGGAGTAACGGTCCTTCAAGCAAATGACGAAATGGACGGCGGGGACATTTGGAGTACAGACACTTTTGAAGTTCCACAGGGAAGCATTAAAACGTCTTTGTACAACGGAAGTGTTTCCGATGCAGCAGTTAACTGCATTGTCGATGCATTATCTCGTTACTGCCAGGGATTTTATCCGATTCCACAATCTTCTAATCCACATATTAAGGGAATTACTCGAAGAAATATGAAGAAAGCCGATCGTCGCATAGACTGGACCGTATCAGCAGAGGAGATTTCAGCACGAGTGCGCATGTCTGATACAGTTCCAGGTGCAATTGCGAAGTTTGAACAACTTGGATTGCAAAATGAGTATCGACTATTTGACGCCCATGTTGAAACTGGTTGCCATAGCGAGTATATCAGGGATTTGATGATCAAATCTGAACCCGGACAAATGATTGGACAGAGATATAATTCAGTACTGGTGAAAGCTGGTGATAACAATGCTGTATGGATTGGTCAAATGAAAAAg GAAACCAAAGATCTAGCCCTGAAAGTACCATCAATGGATCTGCTTAAAACGTATGCAAAACTCAAATTACCAACACTTGACCAAGAACCAAGTTGCTATGATGATATAAGAGTTATATCTACCGGACCCATTTGCTATGTGCATTTTGACTTCTATAATGGAGCAATGGATACCCGCCAGGCTGCAAGGCTTGAGAAGACGTTACAAAATCTTGACGAAGTACCAGAAATTAAGGTTGTCGTACTGATGGGAGGGGACAGATTCTTTTCAACtg GCATTCATCTTTGTGTCATTGAGAATAGCGGTTTCAAACAGACAGAAGCTCGTGCAAACATCTGCGGAATCAATAACGTTATACGAAGTGTGGTAAAAATGAAGAACAAAGCTACTGTTGCGGTCCTACAGGGAAATGCTGGTGCCGGGGGAGCTATGTTTGCCATAGCTTGTGATGTCGTCGTATCTCATCCG GGTGTTTTACTCACTCCGTCATACAAGGCGATGAATCTGCATGGTTCAGAGTATTGGACTTATTTTCTACCACAACGTGTTGGTGAAGAAACTGCACGAAGGCTTGTCAAAGATACGACACCAATTTCTGCTACAACGGCCCAAAGTATCGGGTTATTGGATCACGTTCTCTATAC CGGAAAAGAAAGTTTTAAGCAGGAAGTCCAAGAATTTATTAAGCAATTTCATATGGATGGCAAATTCGATGACATCATTAGGAAGAAGCAAGTACAAAGGGACACTTATTGGTTTCGTTTAATTGAGAAACACCGCAGCTACGAATTAGAGAGAATGAAAGAGGACTTCAGATCAACAAAATTTCTTACATCTATGCGCAAATTTGTGTATAAATTACAGTGA